The following coding sequences are from one Maniola hyperantus chromosome 7, iAphHyp1.2, whole genome shotgun sequence window:
- the LOC117983972 gene encoding protein CASC3-like isoform X2 gives MTSVARRREPDDSGEYSDTSQDIEQNNSGNDGQHESYYDSQGSDSERSDPELQDPEIQDPEIEEPEKQEAERRVDDDEDRSNPQYIPKRGTFYEHDDRTAASGEESNNATSETASEKKEGSETPSDRRRPPRKSETLNKWSHDKYNENEQMPKSRDELVAIYGYDIRNEDAPPHARRNRRYGRGPNKYTRTWEDEEAYKRQVAQTTHKKPPSPADFPELNAVNKPGKPRPRQRSKSQPASNDSSESGSQLRRNASIKVSNPKQKPTKPTVTRRDVDVKPAPKQPLKDKIHIPLENLTITTTVNNTQGPPQRKVNAAVAQQRPVPTEQNKKKPLVTQPPLQSNAAKQPPQQQKPPSQQQAQLPQQQQQTTAGGEPRGGSKRYSNLRQRPLAETYSPQQQPPQTQQQPPQTQQQPPPTQQQPTQPPPQQQQQQLQQQQPPQPQQQPQPQQQHRYHGEFVGGQPPQHQGSPGPQMHAQQIMHPVHRNAVAQPPHGPSPPHQPLPQPPHQPLPQPPHTQQQVRLGILDQQQIVQHPHHTMHNIPQPHAIGQLQPAQGYAPPAMMPAQYMQQSGSGGVFGAAPIYQPPAAYPHQLYPHHNFSTQAGGVTYYTCTEQEQPPRQPRRPTAAIPIVRPAHPERPANSSEKDNIDRIVENMFVRKPWPAHGADAPKDKAQDSRNSQEPQSKEPSQPNSLSSSSISTDSKPERTEKTEKIESENPDSAEA, from the exons ATGACGTCGGTGGCCAGGAGGCGAGAGCCTGATGATTCTGGGGAATATTCCGACACCTCGCAAGATATCGAGCAGAACAACTCTGGGAAT GATGGGCAGCATGAATCCTATTATGATTCCCAGGGGAGTGATTCGGAGAGGTCTGATCCAGAGCTCCAAGATCCAGAGATCCAAGACCCAGAGATCGAAGAACCAGAGAAACAG GAGGCTGAGAGACGTGTAGATGATGACGAGGACCGAAGCAACCCCCAATATATTCCTAAAAGGGGGACGTTCTATGAACACGATGATCGAACTGCAGCCAG TGGCGAAGAATCAAATAATGCGACTTCGGAGACTGCCTCGGAAAAGAAGGAAGGAAGTGAAACGCCGTCGGACAGACGCCGACCGCCGCGCAAGTCCGAGACGTTGAATAAATGGTCGCACGACAAATACAACGAAAATGAGCAG ATGCCAAAGTCCCGTGACGAACTGGTCGCGATATACGGGTACGACATAAGAAACGAAGATGCGCCGCCTCACGCCAGACGCAATAGACGTTATGG TCGCGGGCCAAACAAATACACGCGCACTTGGGAGGACGAGGAAGCGTACAAGAGGCAGGTCGCGCAAACCACGCACAAAAAACCACCCAGCCCCGCTGACTTCCCAGAGCTCAATGCTGTGAACAAACCCGG AAAGCCTCGTCCACGCCAAAGGTCAAAGTCTCAGCCGGCATCCAACGATTCATCTGAGAGTGGATCGCAATTAAGAAGAAACGCCTCGATAAAGGTGTCAAATCCCAAGCAGAAGCCGACGAAACCGACCGTGACCCGGCGTGACGTGGACGTGAAACCGGCGCCGAAGCAACCCCTGAAGGACAAGATACACATACCTTTGGAGAATCTCACTATCACCACCACTGTTAATAATAC CCAAGGCCCGCCGCAGCGGAAGGTGAACGCAGCCGTGGCCCAACAACGGCCGGTACCAACCGAGCAGAACAAAAAGAAACCGCTGGTTACACAG CCACCGCTTCAGAGTAACGCGGCGAAACAGCCGCCGCAACAACAAAAGCCGCCGTCACAACAACAAGCACAACTAccgcaacaacaacaacaaacgaCGGCGG GTGGGGAACCTCGTGGTGGCAGCAAGCGTTACAGTAATTTACGCCAACGCCCGCTAGCCGAGACATATTCTCCGCAACAACAGCCGCCTCAGACGCAGCAACAACCGCCACAGACGCAGCAACAACCGCCACCGACGCAACAGCAGCCGACACAGCCGCCGCCACAGCAGCAACAACAGCAGCTCCAACAACAACAACCGCCCCAACCACAACAACAGCCCCAACCACAACAACAACATAGATATCATGGTG AGTTTGTCGGCGGTCAGCCACCACAGCACCAAGGCAGCCCGGGACCTCAAATGCATGCACAACAGATCATGCACCCG GTACACAGGAACGCAGTGGCGCAGCCGCCGCACGGGCCGTCGCCGCCGCACCAACCCTTGCCGCAACCACCGCACCAACCCTTGCCGCAACCACCGCACACACAACAG CAAGTTAGACTCGGCATACTGGACCAGCAGCAAATAGTCCAGCATCCACACCACACAATGCACAATATACCTCAACCACACGCTATTG GACAGCTACAACCAGCACAAGGATATGCGCCACCGGCCATGATGCCAGCACAGTACATGCAG CAGAGCGGTAGCGGGGGCGTGTTCGGAGCTGCCCCCATATACCAGCCACCGGCGGCTTATCCGCACCAGCTTTATCCGCACCATAACTTC AGCACGCAAGCTGGAGGTGTAACGTACTACACCTGTACGGAGCAGGAGCAACCACCGCGCCAGCCGCGCCGGCCCACCGCCGCCATACCCATCGTGCGGCCTGCTCATCCTGAGAG GCCAGCAAATTCGTCTGAAAAGGACAACATAGACAGAATTGTCGAAAACATGTTCGTACGAAAGCCTTGGCCCGCGCATGGTGCCG ACGCGCCAAAGGATAAGGCGCAAGACAGCAGAAACTCCCAGGAACCACAAAGCAAAGAGCCCTCTCAGCCTAACAGCCTATCGTCAAGCTCAATATCAACTGACTCGAAGCCAGAGAGAACGGAAAAAACGGAGAAAATAGAGAGTGAGAACCCCGATAGTGCAGAAGCCTGA
- the LOC117983972 gene encoding protein CASC3-like isoform X3, whose product MTSVARRREPDDSGEYSDTSQDIEQNNSGNDGQHESYYDSQGSDSERSDPELQDPEIQDPEIEEPEKQEAERRVDDDEDRSNPQYIPKRGTFYEHDDRTAASGEESNNATSETASEKKEGSETPSDRRRPPRKSETLNKWSHDKYNENEQMPKSRDELVAIYGYDIRNEDAPPHARRNRRYGRGPNKYTRTWEDEEAYKRQVAQTTHKKPPSPADFPELNAVNKPGRKPRPRQRSKSQPASNDSSESGSQLRRNASIKVSNPKQKPTKPTVTRRDVDVKPAPKQPLKDKIHIPLENLTITTTVNNTQGPPQRKVNAAVAQQRPVPTEQNKKKPLVTQPPLQSNAAKQPPQQQKPPSQQQAQLPQQQQQTTAGGEPRGGSKRYSNLRQRPLAETYSPQQQPPQTQQQPPQTQQQPPPTQQQPTQPPPQQQQQQLQQQQPPQPQQQPQPQQQHRYHGEFVGGQPPQHQGSPGPQMHAQQIMHPVHRNAVAQPPHGPSPPHQPLPQPPHQPLPQPPHTQQQVRLGILDQQQIVQHPHHTMHNIPQPHAIGQLQPAQGYAPPAMMPAQYMQSGSGGVFGAAPIYQPPAAYPHQLYPHHNFSTQAGGVTYYTCTEQEQPPRQPRRPTAAIPIVRPAHPERPANSSEKDNIDRIVENMFVRKPWPAHGADAPKDKAQDSRNSQEPQSKEPSQPNSLSSSSISTDSKPERTEKTEKIESENPDSAEA is encoded by the exons ATGACGTCGGTGGCCAGGAGGCGAGAGCCTGATGATTCTGGGGAATATTCCGACACCTCGCAAGATATCGAGCAGAACAACTCTGGGAAT GATGGGCAGCATGAATCCTATTATGATTCCCAGGGGAGTGATTCGGAGAGGTCTGATCCAGAGCTCCAAGATCCAGAGATCCAAGACCCAGAGATCGAAGAACCAGAGAAACAG GAGGCTGAGAGACGTGTAGATGATGACGAGGACCGAAGCAACCCCCAATATATTCCTAAAAGGGGGACGTTCTATGAACACGATGATCGAACTGCAGCCAG TGGCGAAGAATCAAATAATGCGACTTCGGAGACTGCCTCGGAAAAGAAGGAAGGAAGTGAAACGCCGTCGGACAGACGCCGACCGCCGCGCAAGTCCGAGACGTTGAATAAATGGTCGCACGACAAATACAACGAAAATGAGCAG ATGCCAAAGTCCCGTGACGAACTGGTCGCGATATACGGGTACGACATAAGAAACGAAGATGCGCCGCCTCACGCCAGACGCAATAGACGTTATGG TCGCGGGCCAAACAAATACACGCGCACTTGGGAGGACGAGGAAGCGTACAAGAGGCAGGTCGCGCAAACCACGCACAAAAAACCACCCAGCCCCGCTGACTTCCCAGAGCTCAATGCTGTGAACAAACCCGG CAGAAAGCCTCGTCCACGCCAAAGGTCAAAGTCTCAGCCGGCATCCAACGATTCATCTGAGAGTGGATCGCAATTAAGAAGAAACGCCTCGATAAAGGTGTCAAATCCCAAGCAGAAGCCGACGAAACCGACCGTGACCCGGCGTGACGTGGACGTGAAACCGGCGCCGAAGCAACCCCTGAAGGACAAGATACACATACCTTTGGAGAATCTCACTATCACCACCACTGTTAATAATAC CCAAGGCCCGCCGCAGCGGAAGGTGAACGCAGCCGTGGCCCAACAACGGCCGGTACCAACCGAGCAGAACAAAAAGAAACCGCTGGTTACACAG CCACCGCTTCAGAGTAACGCGGCGAAACAGCCGCCGCAACAACAAAAGCCGCCGTCACAACAACAAGCACAACTAccgcaacaacaacaacaaacgaCGGCGG GTGGGGAACCTCGTGGTGGCAGCAAGCGTTACAGTAATTTACGCCAACGCCCGCTAGCCGAGACATATTCTCCGCAACAACAGCCGCCTCAGACGCAGCAACAACCGCCACAGACGCAGCAACAACCGCCACCGACGCAACAGCAGCCGACACAGCCGCCGCCACAGCAGCAACAACAGCAGCTCCAACAACAACAACCGCCCCAACCACAACAACAGCCCCAACCACAACAACAACATAGATATCATGGTG AGTTTGTCGGCGGTCAGCCACCACAGCACCAAGGCAGCCCGGGACCTCAAATGCATGCACAACAGATCATGCACCCG GTACACAGGAACGCAGTGGCGCAGCCGCCGCACGGGCCGTCGCCGCCGCACCAACCCTTGCCGCAACCACCGCACCAACCCTTGCCGCAACCACCGCACACACAACAG CAAGTTAGACTCGGCATACTGGACCAGCAGCAAATAGTCCAGCATCCACACCACACAATGCACAATATACCTCAACCACACGCTATTG GACAGCTACAACCAGCACAAGGATATGCGCCACCGGCCATGATGCCAGCACAGTACATGCAG AGCGGTAGCGGGGGCGTGTTCGGAGCTGCCCCCATATACCAGCCACCGGCGGCTTATCCGCACCAGCTTTATCCGCACCATAACTTC AGCACGCAAGCTGGAGGTGTAACGTACTACACCTGTACGGAGCAGGAGCAACCACCGCGCCAGCCGCGCCGGCCCACCGCCGCCATACCCATCGTGCGGCCTGCTCATCCTGAGAG GCCAGCAAATTCGTCTGAAAAGGACAACATAGACAGAATTGTCGAAAACATGTTCGTACGAAAGCCTTGGCCCGCGCATGGTGCCG ACGCGCCAAAGGATAAGGCGCAAGACAGCAGAAACTCCCAGGAACCACAAAGCAAAGAGCCCTCTCAGCCTAACAGCCTATCGTCAAGCTCAATATCAACTGACTCGAAGCCAGAGAGAACGGAAAAAACGGAGAAAATAGAGAGTGAGAACCCCGATAGTGCAGAAGCCTGA
- the LOC117983972 gene encoding protein CASC3-like isoform X1 produces MTSVARRREPDDSGEYSDTSQDIEQNNSGNDGQHESYYDSQGSDSERSDPELQDPEIQDPEIEEPEKQEAERRVDDDEDRSNPQYIPKRGTFYEHDDRTAASGEESNNATSETASEKKEGSETPSDRRRPPRKSETLNKWSHDKYNENEQMPKSRDELVAIYGYDIRNEDAPPHARRNRRYGRGPNKYTRTWEDEEAYKRQVAQTTHKKPPSPADFPELNAVNKPGRKPRPRQRSKSQPASNDSSESGSQLRRNASIKVSNPKQKPTKPTVTRRDVDVKPAPKQPLKDKIHIPLENLTITTTVNNTQGPPQRKVNAAVAQQRPVPTEQNKKKPLVTQPPLQSNAAKQPPQQQKPPSQQQAQLPQQQQQTTAGGEPRGGSKRYSNLRQRPLAETYSPQQQPPQTQQQPPQTQQQPPPTQQQPTQPPPQQQQQQLQQQQPPQPQQQPQPQQQHRYHGEFVGGQPPQHQGSPGPQMHAQQIMHPVHRNAVAQPPHGPSPPHQPLPQPPHQPLPQPPHTQQQVRLGILDQQQIVQHPHHTMHNIPQPHAIGQLQPAQGYAPPAMMPAQYMQQSGSGGVFGAAPIYQPPAAYPHQLYPHHNFSTQAGGVTYYTCTEQEQPPRQPRRPTAAIPIVRPAHPERPANSSEKDNIDRIVENMFVRKPWPAHGADAPKDKAQDSRNSQEPQSKEPSQPNSLSSSSISTDSKPERTEKTEKIESENPDSAEA; encoded by the exons ATGACGTCGGTGGCCAGGAGGCGAGAGCCTGATGATTCTGGGGAATATTCCGACACCTCGCAAGATATCGAGCAGAACAACTCTGGGAAT GATGGGCAGCATGAATCCTATTATGATTCCCAGGGGAGTGATTCGGAGAGGTCTGATCCAGAGCTCCAAGATCCAGAGATCCAAGACCCAGAGATCGAAGAACCAGAGAAACAG GAGGCTGAGAGACGTGTAGATGATGACGAGGACCGAAGCAACCCCCAATATATTCCTAAAAGGGGGACGTTCTATGAACACGATGATCGAACTGCAGCCAG TGGCGAAGAATCAAATAATGCGACTTCGGAGACTGCCTCGGAAAAGAAGGAAGGAAGTGAAACGCCGTCGGACAGACGCCGACCGCCGCGCAAGTCCGAGACGTTGAATAAATGGTCGCACGACAAATACAACGAAAATGAGCAG ATGCCAAAGTCCCGTGACGAACTGGTCGCGATATACGGGTACGACATAAGAAACGAAGATGCGCCGCCTCACGCCAGACGCAATAGACGTTATGG TCGCGGGCCAAACAAATACACGCGCACTTGGGAGGACGAGGAAGCGTACAAGAGGCAGGTCGCGCAAACCACGCACAAAAAACCACCCAGCCCCGCTGACTTCCCAGAGCTCAATGCTGTGAACAAACCCGG CAGAAAGCCTCGTCCACGCCAAAGGTCAAAGTCTCAGCCGGCATCCAACGATTCATCTGAGAGTGGATCGCAATTAAGAAGAAACGCCTCGATAAAGGTGTCAAATCCCAAGCAGAAGCCGACGAAACCGACCGTGACCCGGCGTGACGTGGACGTGAAACCGGCGCCGAAGCAACCCCTGAAGGACAAGATACACATACCTTTGGAGAATCTCACTATCACCACCACTGTTAATAATAC CCAAGGCCCGCCGCAGCGGAAGGTGAACGCAGCCGTGGCCCAACAACGGCCGGTACCAACCGAGCAGAACAAAAAGAAACCGCTGGTTACACAG CCACCGCTTCAGAGTAACGCGGCGAAACAGCCGCCGCAACAACAAAAGCCGCCGTCACAACAACAAGCACAACTAccgcaacaacaacaacaaacgaCGGCGG GTGGGGAACCTCGTGGTGGCAGCAAGCGTTACAGTAATTTACGCCAACGCCCGCTAGCCGAGACATATTCTCCGCAACAACAGCCGCCTCAGACGCAGCAACAACCGCCACAGACGCAGCAACAACCGCCACCGACGCAACAGCAGCCGACACAGCCGCCGCCACAGCAGCAACAACAGCAGCTCCAACAACAACAACCGCCCCAACCACAACAACAGCCCCAACCACAACAACAACATAGATATCATGGTG AGTTTGTCGGCGGTCAGCCACCACAGCACCAAGGCAGCCCGGGACCTCAAATGCATGCACAACAGATCATGCACCCG GTACACAGGAACGCAGTGGCGCAGCCGCCGCACGGGCCGTCGCCGCCGCACCAACCCTTGCCGCAACCACCGCACCAACCCTTGCCGCAACCACCGCACACACAACAG CAAGTTAGACTCGGCATACTGGACCAGCAGCAAATAGTCCAGCATCCACACCACACAATGCACAATATACCTCAACCACACGCTATTG GACAGCTACAACCAGCACAAGGATATGCGCCACCGGCCATGATGCCAGCACAGTACATGCAG CAGAGCGGTAGCGGGGGCGTGTTCGGAGCTGCCCCCATATACCAGCCACCGGCGGCTTATCCGCACCAGCTTTATCCGCACCATAACTTC AGCACGCAAGCTGGAGGTGTAACGTACTACACCTGTACGGAGCAGGAGCAACCACCGCGCCAGCCGCGCCGGCCCACCGCCGCCATACCCATCGTGCGGCCTGCTCATCCTGAGAG GCCAGCAAATTCGTCTGAAAAGGACAACATAGACAGAATTGTCGAAAACATGTTCGTACGAAAGCCTTGGCCCGCGCATGGTGCCG ACGCGCCAAAGGATAAGGCGCAAGACAGCAGAAACTCCCAGGAACCACAAAGCAAAGAGCCCTCTCAGCCTAACAGCCTATCGTCAAGCTCAATATCAACTGACTCGAAGCCAGAGAGAACGGAAAAAACGGAGAAAATAGAGAGTGAGAACCCCGATAGTGCAGAAGCCTGA